A stretch of DNA from Yoonia sp. BS5-3:
GGGAGGAGAGCCGATGATTCCAGCGGCCTTTGAATATTACAGACCCAAGGACATGGCCGGTGTCCTATCCTTGCTTGAAGAACACGGCGATGATGCCCGTGTTATGGCGGGCGGCCACAGCCTGATCCCGATGATGAAGCTGCGCATGGCCGACGTGCCGCATCTGATCGACCTGCAAGATGTGGGCGGTCTGTCTGATATCGCCTTGGATGGGGACATGATCCGTATCGGTGCGATGGTCACGCAGGCCCAGATTATTGACCATGCGGGCTTGACCGAAAGCGCCCCGATCTTGCGCGAAGCCGCCCTGCAAATCGCCGATCCGCAGGTCCGTTATATGGGGACCGTCGGCGGCAATGTGGCCAATGGCGATCCGGGCAACGACATGCCCGGCTTGATGCAATGTCTTGATGCGACCTTCCATTTGATCGGTCCTGACGGGACCCGTGATGTCGCGGCCCGCGACTTTTACGAGGCCGCCTATATGACCGAGCGCGAAGACGAAGAAGTGCTGACAGGGGTGACCATCCCTGCTCCCACCGGCGGCTATGCCTATGAAAAGCAAAAGCGCAAAATCGGTGACTATGCCACCGCTGCAGCCGCTGTTCAGATCACCAAGGATGGGGGCGCCTGTGCCAGTGCCTCAATCGCGATGACCAATCTAAGCGATACACCAATCCATTCCCAAGCGGCCGCCGCCGCCCTTGTCGGCACACCCGTGGATGAGCCCGCGCTCAGCGCCGCTGTTGCCGCGATGCTGGCCGATATTGATCCGGTTGAGGATAATCGCGGCCCCGCCGCATTCAAAAGCCATGTCGCTGGCGTGATCCTGCGCCGCGCGATCACACGCGCCTGGTCGCGGGCCTGAGGGAGGAGACAAAGATGTCGAATAAGATGCATATTAAGTTGAATGTGAACGGCAAGGACGAGGAATTCCTCGCCGAACCGCGCGAATTGCTGATCTACACCCTGCGTGAGCGGCTGAATATCACTGGCCCGCATATTGGCTGCGAAACCTCGCATTGCGGGGCCTGCACGGTGACGATTGATGGCAAATCGGTCAAATCCTGCACCATGTTTGCCGCCCAAGCGGATGGGAAAGAGATCACCACAATCGAAGGGATCGGCGGCCCCGACGACCTGCACCCGCTGCAGGCTGCGTTCAAGGAACATCACGGCCTGCAATGCGGCTATTGCACGCCGGGCATGATCACCCGGGCCACCAAGTTGCTTGAAGAGAACCCCAACCCGACCGAGGAAGAAATCCGCTTTGGCATGGCTGGCAATATCTGCCGCTGTACCGGGTATCAGAACATCATCAAATCCATTCAGGCCGCCGCCGCCGAAATGTCAGCCGCGAAGGAGGCCGCAGAATGAAGGACGAAGTAACTCGCGACGAACGTATCGATAACCTCAAGGGGATGGGCTGCTCGCGCAAGCGGGTCGAAGACGCCCGCTTTACCCAAGGCAAGGGCAATTATGTCGATGACATCAAGCTGGACGGGATGCTGTTTGGCGATTTCGTCCGCTCGCCCTATGCCCATGCCCGGATCAAGAATATTGATACCGCTGCCGCCCTTGAGGTGCCTGGCGTGCTGGCCGTTTTGACCGCCGCTGATCTGGAACCGCTTGGCCTGCATTGGATGCCCACCTTGGCCGGTGACAAGCAAATGGTCCTGGCTGATGGCAAGGTCCTGTTTCAGGGCCAAGAGGTTGCATTTGTTGTCGCCGAAGACCGGTATGCCGCTGCCGACGGGATGGAGGCGGTCGAGGTCGAATATGAGGAACTGTCCGTCATCGTCGATCCGTTTGAAGCGCTGAAATCTGATGTGGTTTTGCGCGAAGATACGGTCGATGAAAACGGCAAGCCAACCGATGGCGCCCATGGGCCGCGCAACCATCCAAACCATATCTTCACCTGGGAAGCAGGCGACAAAGACCCCACAGAAGAGGTCATCGCCAATGCCGAAATCGTCGCCGAAGAGGAAATGTATTATCATCGCACCCATCCCTGCCCGCTGGAAACCTGCGGCTGTGTGGCATCGATGGACAAGGTCAATGGCAAGCTGACCCTATGGGGCACCTTCCAGGCGCCGCATGCAATCCGCACGATTGTCTCGCTGATCTCAGGTCTTGAAGAGCATAACATCCGCGTCATCAGCCCGGACATCGGCGGGGGCTTCGGCAATAAGGTCGGTGCATATCCGGGTTATGTGTGTTCTGTCGTCGCCTCCATCGTGACCGGCAAACCCGTCAAATGGATCGAAGACCGGATGGACAATCTGATGACCACGGCCTTCGCCCGCGACTATTGGATGAAAGGCAAGATCAGCGCTACGCCAGAGGGGAAGATCACCGGCCTTC
This window harbors:
- a CDS encoding xanthine dehydrogenase family protein subunit M, with product MIPAAFEYYRPKDMAGVLSLLEEHGDDARVMAGGHSLIPMMKLRMADVPHLIDLQDVGGLSDIALDGDMIRIGAMVTQAQIIDHAGLTESAPILREAALQIADPQVRYMGTVGGNVANGDPGNDMPGLMQCLDATFHLIGPDGTRDVAARDFYEAAYMTEREDEEVLTGVTIPAPTGGYAYEKQKRKIGDYATAAAAVQITKDGGACASASIAMTNLSDTPIHSQAAAAALVGTPVDEPALSAAVAAMLADIDPVEDNRGPAAFKSHVAGVILRRAITRAWSRA
- a CDS encoding (2Fe-2S)-binding protein — encoded protein: MSNKMHIKLNVNGKDEEFLAEPRELLIYTLRERLNITGPHIGCETSHCGACTVTIDGKSVKSCTMFAAQADGKEITTIEGIGGPDDLHPLQAAFKEHHGLQCGYCTPGMITRATKLLEENPNPTEEEIRFGMAGNICRCTGYQNIIKSIQAAAAEMSAAKEAAE